In Pseudonocardia cypriaca, a single genomic region encodes these proteins:
- a CDS encoding IclR family transcriptional regulator, whose amino-acid sequence MAEAGGAVALSELATRSGLPLPTIHRIVRTLVASGYVRQLPSRRYALGPRLIGLGDAASRMLGEWARPQLTELVDQAGETANLAMLDGDAVVYVAQVPSRHSMRMFTEVGRRVPVHCTGVGKVLLAQLPPAEVRAMVTRAGMPAQTPHTITDPDRLERELERIRVQGYAVDDAEQELGVRCVAVSVPGGPASTALSVSGPDTRVTWAAVERIVPMLQAAAASLAGHLDARGAMA is encoded by the coding sequence ATGGCCGAGGCCGGAGGGGCCGTCGCGCTGTCGGAGCTGGCCACCCGTTCGGGCCTGCCGCTCCCGACCATCCACCGCATCGTCCGCACGCTGGTGGCCTCCGGGTACGTCCGCCAGCTCCCGTCCCGCCGGTACGCCCTCGGCCCGCGCCTGATCGGGCTGGGCGACGCCGCGTCGCGGATGCTCGGCGAGTGGGCGCGCCCGCAGCTCACCGAGCTCGTCGACCAGGCGGGCGAGACGGCCAACCTCGCGATGCTCGACGGGGACGCGGTCGTCTACGTGGCGCAGGTCCCGTCGCGGCACTCGATGCGCATGTTCACCGAGGTGGGCAGGCGGGTCCCGGTGCACTGCACCGGGGTGGGAAAGGTGCTGCTCGCGCAGCTGCCGCCCGCGGAGGTCCGGGCGATGGTCACCCGCGCCGGGATGCCGGCCCAGACCCCGCACACGATCACCGACCCGGACCGGCTGGAGCGCGAGCTGGAGCGCATCCGCGTGCAGGGCTACGCGGTCGACGACGCCGAGCAGGAGCTGGGCGTGCGCTGCGTGGCCGTGTCGGTGCCGGGCGGCCCGGCGTCGACCGCGCTCTCGGTGTCCGGCCCGGACACGCGGGTGACGTGGGCGGCCGTCGAACGGATCGTGCCGATGCTGCAGGCGGCCGCGGCGTCCCTCGCCGGGCACCTCGACGCCCGCGGAGCCATGGCCTAG